Sequence from the Microplitis demolitor isolate Queensland-Clemson2020A chromosome 7, iyMicDemo2.1a, whole genome shotgun sequence genome:
gataTTAAGCTTCCATAAACTTTATaattgaaggaaaaaaaattattatcacttGTAATAGTTACTATATTATAGGATGTGCTATGGACAGCAGGATACAGCTTATGGTGATAGATATAAGGGTATTCTTTGAGTATGGATGAACTCGTGCTTGTCAAATTGCTTGCGACTACATATGTTTcattactataaataattagaagaaaaaaaattaattggctaataattactgttaaaattttcttcagaATCTGAAGCAAAATACACGGTTATTTACGAGTTAAAATCAGtcagaaatataaattataaatgtgatcataaattaactaatttttgtacttaattgcacacctcaagcgcgaaCGCGCTTTTTACATGAAAAGATTGGAACCCGACTGGTTACTgttctaaaataattactattataatgagcgattgaggtgtgcacttcatcgtattcaaaaattatttaattgcattaaaaaaagtagCAACATTTAGTTACGATCTTCATATTtcgaaataaaatgtaaagtaTCTAGAAATAGTGTCATGTCAGAATCAATGATTCTATATAGGGGAGGGTGGGGCAAAGTGGGCTCCTTGGGGCAAAGTAGGTCGTCTAGAATTTGGAAAGCCTCAAAAATATTGGGGCAAAGATGGCTCCCCTAAAATTTGAGAGCAAAGTGCGCACCctgaaattttctatgaacGAGGCTCATAATAAGTCACCTTTACTTTTTTacgaatattcatttattacttattagcTTATTTATGTCGTACCCGTTTTTGCCCACTTTGCCCCATATTTTGAGAttcgtaattaattatgaacaCAGCTTAttcataacatttttaaagtgaagaatttaaaaaaagtaaaacgagcaataaatttgtcttacataatttttttagataggggcccactttgcccctagtttttgatttttcaatttgaatGGAAACAGCttataaatgttaaataacaAACAAGGGACTATAAAGTAGTGTAACGAGTAAAGAAAAGTAAAGATAATCCCATTTCTAGCTTACGGGGCCCACTTTGTTCCACCCTCCCCTACactgtatatttaataatacattcatttttttaatgtgtgaattaatttaaaaataattactctttTATACAAAGCCTGGAAGTGAGAACTGCATTGAGTTTAACCAAAATTCCTACGCATTTGAATGTGCGGTTGTAACGTCTAGAAGGTATACTCGAAtttgttaattgaaaaattggaaGTACCCATGGTATACGATCTTCGTTTAACCAATCCACTTGTTCGTAGAACAAATCGTCTTCATCAACGTCTCTAATTACAAAATCTGCGTCTTTgttcataaaacaaaagaaattgatcaaaattgaaagaaaaatcagACAAAATTGGATACCCAAATGTTGAATAGTAAAATTGTAGAAAACcctggtcaaaaataaaacttgattcaagCTCGCTTCGCCTTATTTTCTTCTGAAGTTATTGATTTTCCAACGATTCTCCGATTAGATCTCAactttttcgacttaaatCAATGGTTCCATTGTGTCACAGCGCAATTAGTCAGCTCATTTCAGAACCGACCCATCCCATAATCTGATACTTATCCGAGTTATATCGTAAATAGTAATCATAAGACACGAAGAAAAACGCCGTTTAATGTCTAAAGTCAACGTCGTGCAGTCAgagttagaataaaaattttccttattattattaagaaagatatatactttataaaattggatattttgttaaatacaaataaatcaagttttgtttttaaccTGAGTTACTCCAATAAACAAAACACctgaaaaaaatctaactaGTTCTGGAACTTAATATAACATTTCGATTGACGCCTTAGCCATTTCAGTCACTCACTGAAAATTAGTTatggtatgaaaaaaaattagatacgAAACCCGAGtcgaaaataaaacttgactTAGACTTGGATAACCAAGACGAAATTTGGAGCcgtttttcacaagacaaactcgactttttttCACGGGgatatgaaatacattgagtttccgccttggtttagacttaactgGCTTACTTAGTCAAGATTTAAGACGAAAGAGTTTaaatcaagtcgaaatttATTTGGTTTCGACTTATTGGACTTAAAATGTAAGGCAAAAAAGTCTAAATGACGTCGAAACTGACTTGATGTAGActtattcgacttaaattataaggcgaaaaagtcaaaactaaggtgaaataattttgatacatTAAGGCGAAAGTAaggcgaataaataactttttttcgacttggttCAGCAAGTCAAAAGTAAGGTGAATGACTATCGTGCTCGAAGTAAAGAcgaataagttcaaactaagacaaaaaaatacaaataagttgaaataagttgaaactaagatgaaaaaagttcaaaaagttggaaaaaatttaattcaagtcgaaaaagtcgggatcttatcgaaaaatcgtCGGCAAATCAATTTTTGATCCGGACATgagtaacaaaattaatagtCTGTCGTTTTTCAGTCAGTAGCATATTATTAACAGACTATTAacacagtaattatttttggtgTATTacgattaaaatataaaaacaaaaaaaaataattacctaaTGAATTGTCGCCCAGAACAATATTAAATGACAGAAATAATGACAGTATACATGTAATTAATGTATTcatttcttaactttttttaagcttaatTGTCTGAGTATCAAAGATTTTCTAAGGTTATAATGAAAGCGTTTTGTCTATGGCGCTTTATATAATCCAACTCCCTTCCAAAACTAAGTCAGGATGGtagggaaaaaaattattagaatttgAGTTCTCCCTACCATCATTCTTGACAAAAACATATTTCCATTACACAAGACAAGAACTTACGTCAACAGAGTTCTGCCTTAGGATATAGATAACGAAAAATTTcgtgatatatatattcattaaaaaatgaaataaatatgaacTGAACTGATAATGTTTTAGTCGTGTAACATACTCGCGCGTGATTcgaaattgtaataatattttacgttTAATGAGTATCcgtcataataaaatatttttaatactcacGAATCGATAGTTTTGTATTCTCATATGTGATCAAAAATTgtgatattttatgattactgagtgttaaatatttttataatgctCACAAACTGTTCAAAATcgtaaaataacatttactCATTTGAGGATTGAAATGTGTTAAAtcatgattataaaatatgtttggtgaggattaaaaatgttttgattCCTTTTGAATACTCATAAATCGTTAACTGACGATCAAAAGTGTGTTCAGCaacgaatattattttactgttCAAAGATTATCAGAAATGGTAACATTATGTTACAATAAAGGCAAGATATCACCATTTGAACTCCAAAAGCTCAAAAATGTACTCACtatacaatttttgaatttaaggAGATTGAATACAGTGGGGGGTTCAGGGACGCCCACAATGTCAATCATATTCCagattttttgttgtttaatgCAATgcatcataatatttattaattgattttattacatGATAACAATATGACCgcacagaaaaaattaatacaaatcaTATTGATACATTATTTCCTGGATATCATACTGTGAATTAGGTAAATGCTCAGTGCGGCTTCTAAATTCACGTAGTTTCGAGTTTATCCACTGTTCCATATCTCCGACGATTGCGTACATTTTCAATCCATCATAtgaagtatttattaataatccaGTTATGACCGGAACATCATCCTTACCTCGGCAAACAAGAGGACTTCCTAAGAGAGCCTAcgtaaattcatttatttttagaaaattgataatttatgataaataactACACTCAAAAAAAGATATCACTTTAAGAGCAATACCCTTGGGTTATAATTAACCATCTTAAGTTTCAATAATTGTAGATTCTTAGTCTAGCAATACTTTATTCGCATAAAGGTTTGATTACGATATTAACGATCCGGATTACTatggagaaattattcttgttcgGAATGGTATGATGTCATATAGTAATGTCGGATCATGTTGGCCACCTATCGGAAATTGAAACAAGCACATGCAAAAATAACTAtgacccatagtaaaattaacaatgatcatatcacaaattactgtaaccatttcaaatttttctatggtcatagtaatttttgcatgtttatttcaatttccgaCAGATGGCCAATATGGCCAGGCattactatgacaccatacaatgaaaaaaaaaaaaattggtttaaTGGCAATATCGTTAGGTTAGAGTAACCATCTAAAGTTTGGAAAATTGTAGATTATTAATAGAGCAATACTTTTATTAGCGTAAAGGCTAGATTGCTATTTTACTCATACAATGTTTCGATAAACGAACTATCTTTATAGATGGTTGCTACGGTATTACATATTGCTGAATTAACAATacgtattgatatatttacaatCCGGGTTTCTATATTGACCATATGGATTGCTATATTCACAATTTGGATTGCTATGATAGCAATCTATAGGAATCGTTAAAACAGCAATACCAAGCATGGGGAAGATAACCAAAAAATATGGTTAAATtgacaatacttttatttaaaattgaagatcCTCAATGCAGCAATCTTGTATTGTCAAGTTAACGATACATTTTGCTATGACAACTATCTACCATTAGCAACACCAGATGGTTATGATAATCACATTTTTTCTTCAGTGCagcatttcaaacaagaaCAATTTCTTCATgcataaatcattaaaatagcAATACCAAGTATGAAGAATATAACCGAATAGTATGATTAACTTAACCatagttttatttgaaattggaGATCGTTGCCAATTCAACGattcacttttttataataaatatctacCATTAACAATACTTTAGATGGTTACTGTAACCACCCTTTTTTCAGTGAATTACAAGTGTACAGATGAAATATGCTATTAtttagatatagatatatatttatatatacacttaCCTCTGAGTTCGATGTTTCATTCTTTAAAGTAGCAATGACACTGACAAAATCATTAAAAGTTATGTCTGAGATGTTTTTGTcgattgaattattttcaaaacggCTATATGCATCGACAAATTCAGAATAAGACGATAATttttctggaaattttttagaagATATTTctgcaaaattttaatttataattattttcataattaaatactcaGATCAGTTTGAAATTGGACATTAACAAACAAAAGATAAGATATTTACTGTTATTAGAATCTTTTATCATAGAAACTCTCACGCACattctgtcaattttttttgaataaatttcatatctttttggTGATTGATCAAGTGCTGCAGATGAAACACTTCTTATTGCagtgtcaaaaaataaaataacgacaccagctattatttttttttcaaccgaAGTGATGTTTTTGATTtctattgaattaaataagataGAATGAAATTATCGAGCATatgaaagttttattaaaagtaaatagaaggaaaaagaaattttaccaCTTGTAATAGATGCTAATTCATAAGGCGTGTTATGGACAGCAGGATATAGTCTATGATGACCGACATAAGGAAGGATCTCATATCTTCCTGCACTTACACGTACCATATTAGTTGCAACTACATACGATTCATcactgcataaaaaaaaattcaattaattgattttttagatGAGATATGAGGAGAGCAAATTATGGTATCCATTTTTATTACGTTGTATGTAATACTAGAAATTTGAATAGCGCACTACGCGCGCGCGTAAATTTCAACCAATACTGAATCGTGGCCCGTTTTTTGCGAGATTCGACCTTTGACTAACTTCAAGACTTTcatctattttataatataggatcatcttttattgttatagtaataattatttagaatcaCAGGATATAAACCCGTGATTTATGGGAAAAGTTCCCAAAACTATagaataattgttattattatgataatcgttatattgtaataataatatttcgtaaaaaatacgaaattatCGTTAATCGAGATAAAACGATGTTATTACTTCTAACATAAAAAAGGTTACTTTTACGAAACTGAACtgtttctataaattttttaccacttgtcatattaaatatttaggcataatattttattttttgtattatagaGGAAGGGGGGGGCAAATGGGCCCTTAAGAAATGAGggcttatatgtaatatagACGTCAGCCTATTTTGCCCCACGCTCTCCTAATAGGGGAAAGGAGAGAAAAATGGAccccttaaaattttgaatacctCGAATAATTTGGGGGTGAAATGGGTCACCAAAGTTTAAGACCCCCCCCCTCCCCCTAACTATGATATTTCtcctaatttataatttcaattttctcacTAATTTAGTTTGCAAAGAGacttaattcataaaaatatgttcCTCATATTTTATCAAGACAATTGTGAACAAATGTTCTTTGGATTTCTCTATTAATTGATCAGTCTGTcgtattatgaatttttgaaagacTGAAACTTTTAActttccgtaaaaaaaaaattttgaaagttacTATTTTTACCCCAAAACTTGATTtctattttcgaaaatttatttttcatcagatgtcaacgttttgaggttctaggaagctattctgactatttcagaatgatgtccaagtgtgtgtatgtgtatgtatgtatataaaatctttataaatttttgactaatcaatcgatttgaATGATTTCAGCGGCAATCGGAAGAACTTGTCAATCATCAACTTTCCTGTAACTTTAATATGAACCGATGAGATAGACTCtgatacatttaaataaaaaacaaaaataaaattcttgcatttttttaattttctgaaaaacaACTTAATTAATGGATTTCGGAATTTAATCAGCTATAAAACTCAATAACACGCATCAATTGCCGCATAATCCGTCTAAATTGGATAAAGTGATTTATTCAGTATGAAAAACATAGACGTTTCTATAGTATACAAAAATACGTGTATGATATTAATCGAAatgggaatattttttttagtacccatatttcaaaataaaatataaaaaatccgCAAATAGTATAGTCTCTAAAACTGGATTAGTGAAGTTTAGAGAATATTCACTATTTGCTAACGAATTTCGCTTATTTACTTTTAGAGAGTAATATCACTCTCTCAACATGAATAAGagaaaaaagtgaaattactaattccaagtgcaaaccgaaccactaatttcaaaaagtggttCAGTTGGCACTCAGATTTAGTGAATATCTCTTATTTTCACAAATTCATGATTAGAGTTCATGATAAGTGATTCTACCCTGTATATTTAacaatacatttatatgtttgatgtgtaaatttattaaaagataattacTCTTTTATACAACGCGAAGAAGTGAGAACTGCATTGGGCTTAACCAAAACTCCTGTGCATTTGAATGTGCGGTTGTAACGTCTAGAAGGTATACTCGAATTTgctaattgaaaaattggcAGTACCCATGGAAAACGAGATTTGTTAATCCAATCCACCGATTCATCGGCTGTATTGTTGATTTGTTGATTTGCatgttcatttattaattgacctttgtttatagaacaaaaaaaagtattattaaaattgaaaaaaaaaaatcagacaaAATCGGATgcccaaaaattttcatggaaaaattttaaatgagtcgttatattttttaaattttgttgatgCTTTCAAAACAAAACGTTTCTATTTTTAGGCGATACCCAAATTTTCCTAAACAATTAACGgaaccaaaaaaatatattttgatgttaagtaaaaattagtCTGATTTCTTTTTAATGTAAACAACAAGCTAGAAATTATGCATACTAAAGTTAGAATAAATGTAACTCTACTATTCGCAATTACatgtaatagaaaataattaccacCATTG
This genomic interval carries:
- the LOC103569532 gene encoding uncharacterized protein LOC103569532, producing the protein MNKLINYLPALLFLSLNIVSYPATDGQLINEHANQQINNTADESVDWINKSRFPWVLPIFQLANSSIPSRRYNRTFKCTGVLVKPNAVLTSSRCIKDDESYVVATNMVRVSAGRYEILPYVGHHRLYPAVHNTPYELASITSEIKNITSVEKKIIAGVVILFFDTAIRSVSSAALDQSPKRYEIYSKKIDRMCVRVSMIKDSNNKISSKKFPEKLSSYSEFVDAYSRFENNSIDKNISDITFNDFVSVIATLKNETSNSEALLGSPLVCRGKDDVPVITGLLINTSYDGLKMYAIVGDMEQWINSKLREFRSRTEHLPNSQYDIQEIMYQYDLY